The following proteins are encoded in a genomic region of Desulfosporosinus youngiae DSM 17734:
- the rpoB gene encoding DNA-directed RNA polymerase subunit beta produces MFYPVKVGTRERWSYSRIREVLDMPNLIEIQQNSYRWFLDEGLRDMFRDISPIQDFTGNLVLEFVDYSLGDAKYQVEECKERDVTYAAPLRVKVRLINKETGEVKEQEVFMGDFPLMTDKGTFIINGAERVIVSQLVRSPGVYYAEQIDPSGKKLYGATVIPNRGAWLEFETDVNDNIFVRVDRTRKLPGTVLIRALGYASNGQILELFNDNEYIRATLERDNSESTEEALVEIYKRLRPGEPPTVDSARSLLEALFFDAKRYDLAKVGRYKLNKKLGLDIPMDVRHLTRGDIVASVQRMLDLMNGEGHKDDIDHLGNRRLRSVGELLQNQFRIGLSRMERVVRERMTIQDVEVITPQVLINIRPVVAAIKEFFGSSQLSQFMDQTNPLAELTHKRRLSALGPGGLSRERAGFEVRDVHHSHYGRMCPVETPEGPNIGLIGSLSTFGRINPYGFIEAPYRKADKENGRVTDEIHYLTADEEEKYVVAQANAPLDENGKFLGEKIDGRHGPDFVHVSPNQVDYMDVSPKQMVSIATALIPFLEHDDANRALMGSNMQRQAVPLLRTDSPYVGTGMEYKTAKDSGVCAITKRAGVVQRSTADEIIILGDDGTTEKHKLLKYSRSNQGTCINQRPIVKKGEIVEADQIIADGPSTDHGELALGRNVLVAFMTWEGYNYEDAILISEKLVREDYYTSIHIEEYESDARDTKLGPEEITRDIPNVGEDVLKDLDERGIIRIGAEVRPGDILVGKVTPKGETELTAEERLLRAIFGEKAREVRDTSLRVPHGEAGKIVDVKVFTRENGDELSPGVNQLVRVYIAQKRKISVGDKVAGRHGNKGVISRIMRQEDMPFMPDGTPIEVVLNPLGVPSRMNIGQVLETHLGRAAKALGIRIATPVFDGATEDDIFETLEKAGLSSDGKTILYDGRTGDPFDSKITVGYMYVLKLHHLVDDKIHARSTGPYSLVTQQPLGGKAQFGGQRFGEMEVWALEAYGASYTLQEILTVKSDDVVGRVKTYEAIVKGENIPEPGIPESFKVLIKEMQSLGLDVRVLASDDREIEIHDTDEDITETAKELGIDLHEELPLPTTRAASENDDEEDNMSDEEDPLDELNVEVLEEEDIDLGDLK; encoded by the coding sequence ATGTTCTATCCTGTTAAGGTTGGGACACGGGAACGCTGGAGCTACTCCAGAATCCGTGAAGTTCTCGACATGCCAAATTTAATTGAAATTCAGCAGAACTCCTATCGTTGGTTTCTTGATGAAGGGTTGCGCGATATGTTTCGCGATATTTCGCCCATTCAAGATTTCACAGGCAATCTCGTTCTGGAATTTGTAGACTACAGCCTGGGAGATGCTAAATATCAGGTGGAGGAGTGCAAGGAACGCGATGTTACATATGCCGCGCCTCTCCGGGTAAAAGTCCGCCTGATTAACAAGGAAACTGGGGAAGTGAAAGAACAGGAAGTCTTTATGGGGGATTTCCCGTTAATGACGGACAAAGGGACCTTTATTATTAATGGTGCCGAACGTGTTATCGTCAGTCAACTTGTTCGTTCGCCAGGAGTCTACTACGCTGAACAGATTGATCCGAGTGGGAAAAAGCTCTATGGGGCTACAGTTATTCCAAATCGTGGAGCCTGGTTAGAATTCGAAACGGATGTTAATGATAATATTTTTGTAAGGGTTGACCGAACGCGGAAGCTGCCCGGCACTGTGCTTATTCGTGCTTTAGGATATGCAAGCAACGGTCAAATTTTGGAGCTATTTAACGATAATGAATATATCCGAGCCACCTTGGAGAGAGATAACTCTGAGTCGACAGAAGAGGCATTGGTTGAAATCTATAAGAGGTTAAGACCAGGTGAACCGCCAACCGTTGATAGTGCGCGTTCATTATTAGAGGCGTTGTTCTTTGACGCCAAACGCTATGATTTGGCCAAGGTTGGCCGGTATAAGCTTAATAAGAAACTCGGGTTAGATATCCCGATGGATGTACGGCATTTAACCCGCGGGGATATTGTGGCCAGCGTTCAGCGCATGTTGGATTTGATGAATGGAGAAGGACATAAAGATGATATTGACCATCTAGGAAATCGCAGACTGCGCTCAGTCGGTGAACTTCTGCAAAATCAATTCCGAATTGGACTATCCAGAATGGAACGTGTCGTTCGTGAAAGAATGACGATTCAAGATGTAGAAGTCATTACTCCGCAGGTATTAATTAATATTCGACCGGTCGTAGCGGCAATTAAGGAATTCTTTGGCAGCAGCCAGTTGTCTCAGTTTATGGATCAAACAAATCCGTTGGCTGAGTTAACCCATAAGAGACGCTTAAGTGCTTTAGGCCCCGGGGGGTTGAGCAGGGAACGTGCCGGATTTGAAGTGCGTGACGTTCATCATTCCCACTATGGAAGAATGTGTCCGGTAGAGACGCCGGAAGGCCCGAACATTGGCTTGATTGGATCATTAAGTACCTTTGGACGTATTAATCCTTACGGCTTTATTGAAGCTCCTTACCGTAAAGCAGATAAGGAGAACGGCAGGGTTACTGATGAGATCCACTATCTAACGGCTGACGAAGAAGAAAAATATGTCGTGGCACAGGCAAATGCACCCCTCGATGAGAATGGTAAGTTTTTAGGAGAGAAGATTGATGGCCGGCACGGTCCGGACTTTGTTCATGTCTCACCAAATCAGGTTGATTACATGGATGTTTCTCCTAAGCAAATGGTATCTATTGCTACGGCGCTTATTCCCTTCTTGGAGCATGATGATGCAAACAGAGCGTTGATGGGTTCAAACATGCAACGTCAGGCTGTACCTCTTTTGCGTACAGATTCACCTTATGTTGGAACGGGAATGGAATACAAGACTGCTAAAGACTCGGGTGTTTGTGCAATCACCAAACGAGCTGGAGTTGTACAGCGGTCGACAGCCGATGAGATTATTATCCTGGGAGATGACGGGACTACAGAAAAGCATAAACTGCTTAAATATTCTCGTTCCAACCAAGGAACTTGCATTAACCAACGTCCTATTGTTAAAAAGGGTGAAATCGTAGAAGCGGATCAAATCATTGCTGATGGCCCATCAACGGATCATGGAGAACTGGCCTTAGGCCGAAACGTGTTAGTGGCCTTCATGACCTGGGAAGGGTATAACTACGAGGATGCGATCCTGATAAGCGAAAAACTTGTTAGGGAAGATTATTATACATCGATTCATATCGAAGAATACGAATCCGATGCTCGGGATACGAAGCTTGGGCCGGAAGAGATTACCCGCGATATTCCGAACGTTGGAGAAGATGTTCTGAAGGATCTTGATGAACGTGGAATTATTCGTATTGGGGCTGAGGTTCGCCCTGGGGATATCTTAGTCGGAAAAGTAACTCCTAAGGGAGAGACGGAACTTACAGCAGAAGAACGCTTGCTTCGCGCTATTTTTGGAGAAAAGGCCCGTGAGGTTCGAGATACGTCCTTGCGTGTGCCTCACGGAGAAGCAGGGAAAATTGTTGATGTTAAGGTATTTACCCGTGAAAACGGGGATGAATTATCTCCAGGGGTTAATCAACTTGTTCGAGTTTACATCGCTCAAAAGCGGAAGATTTCAGTTGGTGACAAAGTAGCCGGCCGTCATGGAAATAAAGGGGTTATTTCGCGCATCATGCGTCAAGAAGATATGCCCTTTATGCCGGATGGTACGCCGATTGAAGTAGTGCTTAACCCATTAGGTGTTCCTTCCCGTATGAATATCGGGCAGGTTCTTGAAACTCACTTAGGCAGGGCGGCTAAAGCTTTGGGAATTCGGATCGCGACCCCTGTCTTTGATGGAGCTACTGAGGATGATATTTTTGAGACATTAGAGAAAGCGGGGCTTTCGAGTGATGGAAAGACTATCTTATATGATGGACGTACCGGAGATCCTTTTGATAGTAAAATCACGGTAGGCTATATGTATGTTCTTAAACTTCACCATTTAGTTGACGATAAGATTCATGCCCGCTCGACAGGTCCATACTCCCTCGTAACCCAGCAGCCTTTAGGTGGTAAAGCTCAGTTTGGTGGGCAACGCTTTGGAGAAATGGAAGTGTGGGCGCTGGAAGCTTATGGAGCATCGTATACTCTACAAGAAATTTTAACGGTTAAGTCAGATGATGTCGTCGGTCGTGTGAAGACCTACGAAGCGATCGTTAAAGGAGAGAATATTCCTGAACCTGGAATCCCAGAATCCTTTAAAGTTTTAATTAAAGAGATGCAGAGTTTAGGACTTGACGTTAGAGTCTTAGCATCAGATGATAGGGAAATTGAGATTCATGATACCGATGAGGATATAACGGAAACCGCAAAGGAACTTGGCATTGATTTACATGAAGAACTTCCGCTTCCAACGACTCGGGCAGCGAGTGAGAACGATGATGAGGAAGACAACATGAGCGACGAGGAAGATCCTCTCGATGAATTGAATGTTGAAGTCCTAGAGGAAGAAGATATAGATCTTGGCGATCTCAAATAG
- the rpoC gene encoding DNA-directed RNA polymerase subunit beta' — protein MLDVNNFDRMRIGLASPDMIREWSFGEVKKPETINYRTLKPEREGLFCEKIFGPTRDWECHCGKYKRVRYKGIVCDRCGVEVTRSKVRRERMGHIVLAAPVSHIWYFKGIPSRMGLLLDMSPRALEKVLYFVSYIVTDAGDTSLMKKQLLTETEYREYRDKYGDRFKASMGAEAVKELLAEMDLDKLNEELRLELKEVSGQRKIRAIRRLEVVEAFKSSGNNPDWMIMDVVPVIPPELRPMVQLDGGRFATSDLNDLYRRVINRNNRLKRLLDLGAPDIIVRNEKRMLQEAVDALIDNGRRGRPVTGPGNRPLKSLSDMLKGKQGRFRQNLLGKRVDYSGRSVIVVGPNLKLHQCGLPKEMALELFKPFVMKKLVNEGHAHNIKSAKRMVERVRPEVWDVLEEVITDHPVLLNRAPTLHRLGIQAFEPILVEGRALQIHPLVCTAYNADFDGDQMAVHVPLSAEAQAEARLLMLSAHNILNPKDGRPVATPTQDMVLGSYYLTMERPGAFGEGKIFKDYDEAVLAYESKEVHLQASIKVRRNGELLQTTVGRLIFNSVIPSKIGYFNEVVGKKGLAEIVAKTYRKAGYEATASLLDGLKSQGFKFSTRAGMTVGLTDITVPKEKTEILSNADASVAKTELQYRRGLITNEERYNLVIDTWAKATKTVTQALMDSLDVFNPVYMMATSGARGNIQQLRQLAGMRGLMADPSGRTIELPIKANFREGLTVLEYFISSHGARKGLADTALRTADSGYLTRRLVDVSQDVIVREEDCGTQNGIMVEDIKDGPEIIEPLVERLVGRFVLEEIHHPETGEVLASPDTEMTEEQAAEIAKHFDSAIIRSVLTCRSRFGVCKRCYGRNLATGRPVEMGEAVGIIAAQSIGEPGTQLTMRTFHTGGVAGDDITQGLPRVEELFEARKPKGQAIISEAVGKVSISEVKGRREVDLLTEADEHIVYSIPYGSRLCVKEGQMVEAGDELTEGSINPHDMLKVKGQRGVQVYLLGEVQRVYRLQGVDINDKHIEVMVRQMLRKVKIDDAGDTSLLPGGLIDIFDFQDENAKAIAQGGEPAVAHPVLLGITKASLATDSFLSAASFQETTRVLTEAAIKGKVDPLLGLKENVIIGKLIPAGTGMLRYQNVKSLETNETELLTR, from the coding sequence TTGCTAGACGTCAATAACTTCGACCGTATGCGTATCGGTTTAGCTTCCCCGGATATGATTCGTGAGTGGTCTTTTGGGGAAGTAAAGAAGCCTGAAACTATTAACTATCGGACCTTAAAGCCGGAACGTGAAGGTTTGTTTTGTGAAAAGATTTTTGGTCCTACTCGAGACTGGGAGTGTCACTGCGGAAAGTACAAACGGGTCCGTTATAAAGGGATTGTCTGTGATCGATGCGGTGTCGAAGTAACCCGTTCTAAAGTTCGCCGTGAGCGGATGGGACACATTGTATTGGCCGCTCCGGTATCCCATATCTGGTACTTTAAAGGAATTCCGAGCCGTATGGGATTGCTCTTAGATATGTCTCCTCGTGCTTTGGAAAAGGTTCTATACTTCGTTTCTTACATTGTGACAGATGCTGGCGATACATCGTTAATGAAGAAACAGCTTCTTACAGAAACGGAGTATAGAGAATACCGCGATAAGTACGGCGATCGCTTCAAAGCCAGCATGGGAGCAGAAGCGGTTAAAGAGCTGCTCGCTGAGATGGATTTAGACAAATTAAATGAGGAACTGCGCTTAGAATTAAAAGAGGTATCTGGACAGCGTAAAATTCGAGCGATTCGTCGCCTTGAAGTTGTTGAGGCCTTTAAATCTTCGGGAAATAACCCTGATTGGATGATCATGGATGTTGTGCCTGTGATTCCACCCGAATTGAGACCGATGGTCCAATTGGATGGGGGACGATTTGCAACGTCTGATCTTAATGATCTTTATCGAAGAGTCATTAATAGAAACAATCGTTTAAAGCGTCTCCTGGATCTCGGGGCACCAGATATTATCGTGAGAAACGAGAAACGGATGCTCCAGGAAGCGGTCGACGCCTTGATTGACAATGGCCGTCGTGGGCGTCCGGTGACGGGGCCGGGAAATCGACCGCTTAAATCTCTTAGTGATATGTTAAAAGGAAAGCAAGGCCGTTTCCGTCAAAATCTATTAGGAAAACGGGTTGACTATTCCGGACGTTCGGTTATCGTTGTTGGTCCAAACCTTAAACTTCATCAGTGTGGCCTTCCTAAAGAAATGGCTTTGGAGCTTTTCAAGCCATTTGTAATGAAGAAACTTGTCAATGAGGGTCATGCCCATAATATTAAAAGTGCTAAACGCATGGTTGAACGAGTACGCCCCGAGGTTTGGGATGTCCTCGAAGAAGTTATCACAGATCACCCGGTCCTCCTTAACCGTGCTCCAACCCTTCACCGTCTGGGAATTCAGGCTTTTGAGCCAATCCTTGTCGAAGGTCGGGCTTTACAGATCCATCCCTTGGTATGTACAGCGTATAATGCTGACTTCGATGGCGACCAAATGGCGGTACACGTTCCTCTATCGGCAGAGGCCCAGGCTGAAGCAAGATTGCTTATGCTATCAGCGCATAATATTCTCAACCCCAAAGACGGACGCCCAGTAGCTACTCCTACTCAGGATATGGTATTAGGATCCTATTACTTGACGATGGAGCGCCCGGGTGCCTTTGGAGAAGGAAAGATATTTAAGGACTATGACGAAGCTGTTTTGGCTTATGAATCTAAAGAAGTTCACTTGCAGGCCAGCATTAAAGTCCGTCGCAATGGGGAACTCTTGCAAACGACCGTGGGACGTTTGATTTTCAATTCTGTTATTCCTTCGAAAATTGGTTATTTCAATGAAGTCGTCGGCAAAAAGGGACTGGCGGAGATTGTTGCTAAAACCTATCGTAAGGCAGGTTATGAAGCAACTGCCAGCTTGTTGGATGGACTCAAGAGCCAAGGATTTAAGTTTTCAACTCGAGCAGGAATGACGGTTGGTTTGACCGATATCACTGTTCCTAAAGAGAAAACAGAGATTCTCTCCAATGCAGATGCCTCAGTTGCAAAAACTGAGTTACAGTATCGGCGTGGTTTGATTACGAATGAAGAACGTTATAACCTGGTTATTGATACATGGGCCAAAGCAACTAAAACTGTAACACAAGCTTTAATGGATTCGCTTGATGTATTTAATCCGGTGTACATGATGGCAACGTCAGGTGCTCGGGGTAATATTCAACAGCTGAGACAATTAGCTGGGATGAGGGGACTCATGGCAGACCCATCCGGGCGGACCATCGAGTTGCCTATTAAGGCTAATTTCCGGGAAGGACTCACTGTTTTAGAGTACTTCATTTCATCTCATGGTGCGCGTAAAGGCTTAGCGGATACTGCTCTGAGAACGGCTGACTCTGGTTATCTAACCCGTCGATTAGTCGATGTCTCTCAAGATGTGATTGTACGCGAAGAAGACTGTGGAACCCAAAATGGTATCATGGTTGAAGACATTAAAGACGGACCGGAGATTATTGAACCTTTGGTAGAACGTCTTGTCGGACGATTCGTGTTAGAGGAAATACACCATCCTGAGACGGGAGAAGTTCTTGCTTCACCTGATACTGAAATGACGGAAGAACAGGCTGCAGAAATTGCGAAACACTTTGATTCCGCCATTATCCGTTCAGTTCTTACCTGCAGATCTCGTTTCGGTGTCTGCAAACGATGCTATGGTCGAAACCTTGCAACAGGTCGGCCGGTAGAAATGGGAGAGGCAGTAGGAATTATTGCGGCTCAATCCATCGGAGAGCCTGGAACTCAGCTAACCATGCGTACGTTCCATACTGGGGGTGTCGCAGGTGATGACATTACCCAAGGTCTTCCGAGGGTAGAGGAGTTATTCGAAGCACGTAAACCAAAAGGGCAGGCAATCATCTCTGAAGCAGTAGGAAAAGTGTCAATCAGTGAAGTTAAAGGACGACGTGAAGTTGATCTTTTAACCGAAGCTGATGAACACATAGTTTATTCAATTCCCTATGGTTCCCGTCTCTGTGTTAAAGAAGGACAAATGGTTGAAGCAGGGGATGAATTAACTGAAGGAAGCATTAACCCTCATGATATGCTGAAAGTAAAAGGTCAGCGCGGGGTTCAGGTCTATCTATTAGGTGAAGTTCAACGGGTTTACCGACTGCAGGGGGTAGACATTAATGATAAGCACATCGAAGTGATGGTTCGGCAAATGTTACGCAAGGTAAAAATTGACGATGCCGGGGATACAAGCCTGCTGCCTGGCGGTCTCATAGACATTTTTGATTTCCAAGACGAGAACGCAAAAGCTATTGCTCAAGGTGGAGAACCTGCTGTAGCTCACCCGGTACTTTTGGGAATTACAAAGGCTTCATTGGCTACAGACTCTTTCTTATCAGCCGCTTCTTTCCAAGAAACCACTCGTGTTCTTACGGAAGCAGCTATTAAAGGAAAGGTAGATCCTTTGCTTGGCTTAAAAGAGAATGTCATTATCGGAAAATTAATTCCAGCTGGAACGGGAATGTTAAGGTATCAAAATGTAAAATCTTTGGAGACAAATGAGACCGAATTATTGACACGATAG
- a CDS encoding L7Ae/L30e/S12e/Gadd45 family ribosomal protein, with translation MLDETFKHAKQKTVGLKQTQRALEKGRVRRVFIAKDAEIHVRRPVLEWCDSHNVECIEVPTMKELGKACGIEVGTAVAALLNE, from the coding sequence GTGCTTGATGAAACCTTCAAACACGCCAAACAAAAAACAGTTGGGTTGAAGCAGACCCAACGAGCCCTTGAAAAAGGGCGCGTTCGGCGCGTTTTTATAGCCAAAGATGCTGAAATACATGTTCGCCGCCCCGTTCTTGAATGGTGTGACAGCCATAATGTGGAGTGCATTGAAGTTCCGACCATGAAGGAACTGGGGAAAGCGTGCGGGATTGAAGTTGGCACAGCAGTAGCGGCCCTCTTAAACGAATAA
- the rpsL gene encoding 30S ribosomal protein S12 has protein sequence MPTINQLIRKGRATLEQKSTAPALQWGYNSLKRKQYPSGGSPQKRGVCTRVYTTTPKKPNSALRKVARVRLTNGLEVTTYIPGIGHNLQEHSVVLIRGGRVKDIPGVRYHVIRGALDTTAVQKRAQGRSKYGAKRPKKA, from the coding sequence ATGCCGACAATTAATCAACTGATCCGTAAGGGACGTGCGACACTAGAACAAAAATCTACAGCTCCGGCTTTGCAGTGGGGATACAACTCACTTAAACGTAAGCAATATCCCTCAGGAGGTTCTCCGCAAAAACGAGGAGTTTGTACTAGGGTATATACAACAACACCGAAGAAGCCTAACTCGGCACTTCGAAAAGTTGCTCGTGTGCGTTTGACTAATGGACTTGAGGTAACCACCTATATCCCCGGAATCGGACACAACTTGCAAGAACACTCTGTGGTTCTCATCCGTGGAGGTCGTGTTAAAGACATCCCGGGTGTGCGTTATCACGTTATTCGTGGCGCATTAGATACTACCGCAGTACAAAAACGCGCGCAAGGGCGTTCAAAATATGGTGCAAAACGTCCCAAGAAAGCCTAA
- the rpsG gene encoding 30S ribosomal protein S7 yields the protein MPRKGYVAKRDVLPDPIYKNQTLTKFINQIMLDGKKGTAEAICYGAFNMIQEKSGKDPLEVFSTALKNVMPVLEVKARRVGGANYQVPIEVRAERRTTLALRWLVAMARKRGEKTMEERIAGELLDASNNTGGSVKKKDDMHKMAEANKAFAHYKW from the coding sequence ATGCCACGTAAAGGATATGTTGCGAAACGCGATGTTCTGCCAGATCCGATTTACAAGAATCAAACTCTGACTAAGTTCATCAATCAAATTATGTTGGATGGTAAAAAGGGAACGGCAGAAGCTATTTGCTACGGCGCATTTAATATGATTCAGGAAAAGTCTGGTAAAGACCCTCTTGAAGTTTTCAGTACTGCGCTAAAGAATGTTATGCCGGTATTGGAAGTAAAGGCTCGCCGTGTTGGTGGAGCGAATTATCAAGTTCCTATTGAAGTACGTGCAGAACGCCGTACAACCCTAGCTCTGCGCTGGCTTGTTGCCATGGCGCGTAAGCGCGGCGAAAAGACCATGGAAGAGAGAATTGCCGGAGAATTACTTGATGCCTCTAACAATACTGGAGGTTCTGTCAAGAAAAAAGACGATATGCATAAAATGGCTGAAGCGAATAAAGCTTTTGCGCATTACAAATGGTAA
- the fusA gene encoding elongation factor G yields the protein MARQFSLENTRNIGIMAHIDAGKTTTTERILFYTGRVHKIGEVHDGAATMDWMVQEQERGITITSAATTCQWRNNRINIIDTPGHVDFTVEVERSLRVLDGAVAVFCSVGGVEPQSETVWRQADKYKVPRIAFINKMDRLGADFFRGVSMISDRLGANPVPLQIPIGVEDSFKGIVDLVTMSAVVYTDDLGTTAEHNAIPEDLVELANEYREKLIEAVAETSEELMMKYLEGEEPTEQEIRDGIRRGVIGNKFIPVICGSSFKNKGVQPLLDAVVDYMPSPLDVPPINGVHPDSGAEDHRTASDGEPFSALAFKIMADPFVGKLAFFRVYSGVLSAGSYVFNSTKGKRERIGRILQMHANHREEITEVRSGDIAAAVGLKDTSTGDTLCDEKSPIILEKMVFPEPVISVSIEPKTKADQEKMGGALGRLAEEDPTFRMHTDTETGQTIIEGMGELHLEIIVDRLQREFKVQCDVGRPQVAYKETIRRSVKAEGKFVRQSGGRGQYGHCWVELEPLEAGSGFEFVNKVVGGVIPKEYINPIGAGIEEAMQNGILAGYPVLDMRATVYDGSYHDVDSSEMAFKIAGSMAFKAGALKADPAIIEPIEKIEVTVPEEYMGDVIGDISSRRGRIEGMEARGNTQVVRGYVPLSEMFGYATDLRSATQGRGVYVMQFDHYEEVPKAIADGIIAKRQGS from the coding sequence ATGGCAAGACAATTTTCACTAGAGAATACACGTAATATTGGAATCATGGCTCATATTGACGCAGGTAAAACAACAACTACAGAGCGTATCCTTTTTTATACCGGACGTGTGCACAAAATTGGTGAAGTTCATGATGGCGCTGCGACAATGGACTGGATGGTTCAGGAGCAAGAGCGTGGTATAACCATTACGTCTGCTGCTACCACCTGTCAGTGGAGAAACAATCGTATCAATATCATTGACACACCAGGGCACGTGGACTTTACTGTAGAAGTGGAACGTTCTCTGCGTGTACTTGACGGTGCTGTAGCTGTATTTTGTTCGGTCGGTGGCGTTGAGCCCCAATCAGAGACTGTTTGGCGTCAAGCGGATAAATACAAAGTCCCGAGGATCGCATTTATTAACAAAATGGACCGACTGGGCGCCGATTTCTTCCGTGGAGTTTCTATGATCTCTGATCGGTTGGGTGCGAACCCAGTTCCGCTCCAAATACCGATTGGGGTTGAGGATAGCTTTAAGGGAATTGTTGATTTGGTGACTATGTCAGCTGTGGTTTATACAGATGATTTAGGCACTACAGCAGAACACAATGCGATCCCTGAAGACTTAGTCGAACTAGCTAACGAGTATCGTGAGAAACTGATTGAAGCAGTGGCTGAAACCAGCGAAGAACTCATGATGAAGTATCTGGAAGGGGAAGAACCCACAGAACAAGAAATCCGCGACGGTATACGCCGTGGGGTTATCGGGAACAAATTTATTCCGGTTATTTGTGGTTCTTCATTCAAGAACAAAGGAGTACAGCCGTTACTTGACGCTGTTGTTGATTATATGCCGTCGCCCTTGGATGTACCGCCGATTAATGGAGTACATCCGGATAGCGGAGCAGAAGATCACCGGACAGCATCAGATGGAGAGCCGTTCTCCGCATTAGCCTTTAAAATTATGGCAGACCCCTTCGTAGGAAAACTCGCTTTTTTCCGGGTCTATTCTGGAGTATTAAGTGCAGGTTCGTATGTCTTCAACTCAACTAAAGGCAAACGGGAGCGCATTGGACGTATACTTCAGATGCACGCTAACCATCGTGAGGAAATCACAGAGGTGCGTTCGGGTGATATCGCTGCTGCAGTCGGACTGAAGGATACCTCCACAGGAGATACACTGTGTGACGAGAAGTCTCCAATCATCCTGGAAAAGATGGTGTTCCCAGAACCTGTTATCTCGGTATCGATTGAACCTAAGACGAAAGCAGACCAAGAAAAAATGGGTGGAGCTCTCGGTCGTTTGGCTGAAGAAGATCCGACCTTTAGAATGCACACGGACACTGAAACTGGTCAGACAATCATCGAAGGAATGGGTGAACTTCACCTCGAGATTATCGTTGACCGCTTGCAGCGCGAATTCAAAGTGCAATGTGATGTAGGACGTCCGCAGGTTGCTTATAAAGAAACCATTCGGCGCTCGGTTAAAGCAGAAGGAAAGTTCGTACGTCAATCTGGTGGCCGTGGTCAATACGGTCATTGCTGGGTTGAGTTGGAACCTCTTGAAGCCGGCAGCGGTTTTGAGTTCGTCAACAAAGTGGTCGGAGGTGTTATTCCGAAAGAATACATTAATCCGATTGGTGCCGGCATTGAAGAGGCCATGCAAAATGGTATTCTGGCTGGATATCCGGTTCTCGATATGCGTGCAACGGTCTATGATGGCTCATACCATGATGTAGACTCTTCAGAAATGGCCTTTAAGATTGCCGGATCGATGGCCTTTAAAGCAGGAGCGCTAAAAGCTGATCCTGCGATCATCGAGCCGATTGAGAAAATTGAAGTAACTGTTCCTGAGGAATATATGGGTGACGTCATTGGAGATATTAGCTCACGCCGCGGACGAATTGAAGGAATGGAAGCACGAGGCAATACTCAGGTTGTGCGCGGATATGTTCCGCTGTCCGAAATGTTCGGCTATGCAACTGACCTGCGTTCAGCAACTCAAGGACGTGGAGTCTATGTGATGCAGTTCGACCACTATGAAGAGGTTCCCAAAGCCATTGCGGATGGCATTATTGCCAAGCGCCAAGGGTCATAG